The following proteins are co-located in the Trichomycterus rosablanca isolate fTriRos1 chromosome 14, fTriRos1.hap1, whole genome shotgun sequence genome:
- the LOC134326945 gene encoding uncharacterized protein LOC134326945 — protein sequence MNRPVTSVLIPPVIHQQTVQEQPSPVCAVIGREILTVLEILRQQQNEMLGLLRSITIALGKNHPKQIEEFTAPLANESQFRQFDINLKADSDLQKRLIECFGVSGGMTVKETVWRIMQKTVTNDLAKKINWTGANEKIPFKSTKLKDIILAAVRRNSFTANATDGEIEKHIKRWLQLSGDREGGRKDREKRHERNSQVTE from the exons ATGAATAGGCCTGTCACTTCAGTTTTAATACCTCCAGTCATTCACCAGCAAACCGTTCAGGAACAACCAAGCCCAGTATGTGCAG TAATCGGGAGGGAAATTTTAACTGTATTAGAGATTCTGCGACAACAACAAAATGAAATGCTAGGCCTACTTAGGTCCATCACAATTGCATTAGGAAAAAATCATCCAAAACAAATTGAGGAATTTACTGCTCCACTTGCAAACGAATCCCAGTTCAGACAATTTGACATTAACCTCAAGGCAGACTCTGATCTTCAGAAGAGACTA attgAGTGTTTTGGTGTTTCTGGAGGTATGACTGTGAAGGAAACTGTTTGGAGAATTATGcaaaaaacagtaacaaatgacctggcaaaaaaaataaactggaCAGGAGCAAATGAAAAAATTCCATTTAAATCGACCAAACTGAAAGATATAATCTTGG CTGCTGTCAGGAGAAACAGTTTCACTGCAAACGCAACGGATGGGGAAAtagaaaaacacataaaaaggtGGCTTCAGCTTTCTGGGGACAGGGAAGGAGGAAGAAAGGACAGAGAAAAGAGACATGAAAGGAATAGTCAAGTTACTGAATGA